A single Lactuca sativa cultivar Salinas chromosome 8, Lsat_Salinas_v11, whole genome shotgun sequence DNA region contains:
- the LOC111919002 gene encoding uncharacterized protein LOC111919002 → MEANHLDSNVLLPPRKRLLACMKSRNGNGNSNSNPPSTSNPMNEFGTRLNNLLSVHPNDNNLSQLKIVEASRSAAEVASKIAIAARALAEKKAVMAAIAMAAAKKALELVAAINEQETSSSTSKKNKRKKHVDVQMLYDNKNSNVENGKTSDEELARQLHHVINRSPRIPKKLKIPLPLENGRINEDENLIKVDEFEEDKGIIGRKRGRMKQKKLPLSICHNRGQLNPNEDSRWKSSESVENIERNSLSKCQVFKETTRLKQNKTIQS, encoded by the coding sequence ATGGAAGCTAATCACTTGGACTCTAATGTGCTTTTGCCCCCACGAAAACGGCTTCTTGCCTGTATGAAATCCCGGAATGGGAATGGCAATTCCAATTCCAATCCGCCATCAACTTCCAATCCCATGAACGAATTTGGTACCCGTCTCAATAACTTGTTGAGCGTTCATCCGAATGACAATAATCTTTCCCAATTGAAGATCGTGGAGGCTTCAAGATCAGCAGCTGAAGTTGCATCCAAGATTGCAATAGCTGCAAGAGCTTTAGCTGAGAAGAAGGCGGTAATGGCAGCCATTGCCATGGCTGCCGCCAAGAAAGCTTTAGAATTAGTAGCAGCTATTAACGAGCAGGAGACTTCATCATCTACCTCAAAGAAGAACAAAAGAAAGAAGCATGTTGATGTTCAAATGTTGTATGATAACAAGAATTCAAATGTTGAAAATGGAAAAACAAGTGATGAAGAATTAGCTCGACAATTGCATCATGTCATAAACAGGTCCCCTAGAATTCCTAAGAAGCTTAAAATCCCGCTTCCTTTGGAAAATGGTAGAATTAATGAAGATGAAAATTTGATAAAAGTTGATGAATTTGAAGAGGATAAGGGTATTATTGGTAGGAAAAGGGGAAGAATGAAACAGAAGAAGTTGCCTTTGAGTATTTGTCATAATCGGGGTCAATTAAACCCTAATGAAGATAGTAGATGGAAAAGCTCTGAATCAGTTGAAAATATAGAAAG